The genomic DNA ATTGATTTTATTTATCTAAGTGATCGGGATGTGGTTCGCCACCGGCTGGTGCGGGAGATTATTAAGGCGTACGATGCATACGATCAGAGTATTGAGAAAAATACGGCCCCTGAATCCATTAAAATGCCGGTTTCGGTTCGTGAATCCAAACATTCCGAAGTGTCTGAAAGCTCGATAGACTAAAATGCGCCTGTTTCAAACAAAAAAATCGGCGGAACCTCCTAAAAAATCCGCTGCAGCCTCAGAAAAATCTTCCGACGAGGATGGCTCGTGGTTGTCCCGTTATAAAATTCAACTGATTATTCTTTTAGTCTTTGCAGTGCTCGCAACCGTTTTTTTCCCGTCTCTAAATTTCAATCAGTATCGCAATCTTCGCCCCGGCACCATTGCGGACCGCGATATTGTAGCCCCGTTCACCTTTTACATCTACAAGAGTGATCAGGAATTGAAACGGGACCGGGAAGAAGCCAGACGCCGTGTCCTCCCCATTTTTTCTGTGAATCCCAAAATTGCCCGGGAACAATTGGATCGCCTGAACCGCTTCTTTGATGAGATTCATCTCCTCTCCACCTCCGGCGTTTCGGATACAATCCGGATGATCGAAATTCTGAGTTTTTGCCGCCGCGAAAATATTGTTTTACCGGATAGTGAAGCCAAATTTTTCTCGCAATTGGCTTTAACTCCCAAAGCCCGTGCCGAAGGCAAATTTGAAAATGAGGTTCGCCAAATTCTTCAGGATATTTACGCGATCGGTATTATTGACCGTCCCAAAGAAGAAATCCGAAAAATCAACACGCGAATCTACGTCGAAGATTCGGATCAGCATTTTGAAAAGAGCCTGAATTACATTTACGATCTCAAGGATGCCCGGGAACGGCTGCTCGAACGGCTGCGCGCCCGGTATGGCGCTGCAAGCGATTCGATTCATGCGGCCTATGCCCTGCTGTCGTCTCTGATTAAGCCCAACGTTATTTACAACGAAAAGAAGACCAAACGTCTGATTCAGGAAGCCATCGGTGGTGTCCCCCTGGTGAAAGGACAGGTTTTGAAGGGGGAAACCATCATTCAAAAGCACCAGCGCATTACGCAAAAACAGATTGATGCCCTGCGTTCTCTTGAAAAAGCCAAGGCAAACAAGAATGCAAACAACCCGCTCTGGCAGTTGTTTACCTTCTATCTGGGAATCTTTTTCTTTATTTTACTGGCTCTTTTTCCGCTGGTCAGCTTTATTTTTGTGTATCGCCCCAAAATATTCAAAAACGACAAATCCTTAATTATGATTTTTGGGTCCATGCTCCTGGTCATTATTATTGGATTTTTCGTTGAGAATTCCGGAATTACACGCTATTTGGTGCCTGTGGCGGTGGTTCCGATGATGATTACCTACTATTTTGACAATCGAACCAGTCTGCTGGCCGGGTTCTCGCTCAGTATTATTGTAGCCGGACTTTTTGGCAATGATTACAGTCTGTTGGTCATTTCCATTTTTGTTTCGGCCGTAGCCGTGGTGAGCGTGGGGGTTTTTCGAAACCGTAAGCGGCTGACAAATTCCGTATTCTTTTTGGGGGGCGCCTATTTCCTTTCGCTTGTATTCCTGGGGCTTTCCCAGCAGGTTGCATTTTCTGAGCTGGCCAAAGACTGGGTGGGCGGATTGATTAATGGAGTGCTTTCGGCCGTTCTCACCTATGGTTTGCTGTTGGCTTTTGATTCAATTTTCGACGTATGTTCCGAGTACAAATTGATTGAGTTAAGTGATTTAAATCATCCGTTGCTTAAAATGCTGGCCGTACGTGCGCCGGGAACGTACAACCACAGCATTGTGGTCAGCAACCTGGCGGAGGCCGCCGCAGAAGAAATCCGTGCGAATAGCCTGCTGGCAAAAGTGGGCGCCTTTTACCACGATATTGGGAAAATGTACATGCCCGAGTATTTCATAGAGAATCAACGATTCGGGAAAAATCCTCACGAGAACCTGGCGCCGAGAATCAGCAGCCTGATCCTTCAGAATCACGTGAAAAAGGGAATTGAATTCGCTAATCAGTACCATTTGCCGTCTGCGATTAAGGATTTTATTCTCCAACATCACGGCACCTCTCTCATGAAATATTTTTATGAGAAGGCCCTTGCGCAAAGCAAAGGCGTCCCGGTGAACGAAGCTGATTTTCGGTATCAGGGTGTAAAGCCGCAAACGCGTGAAACCGGCATTCTTATGCTGGCCGATACGGTTGAAGCCCTCTCGCGCTCCATTCGGGAAGTGAATGTGGGCAAGATTAAGAATGCCATTCATTCGGTGATTGAAGAAAAGTTTGAAGAAAGGCAGTTGGACGAATGTCCGCTAACCGTTCGGGAACTCCGAAAAATCGGGGAGGCTTTTGAAAAGATTTTGATCGGTGTTCACCATGCTCGAATTGAGTATCCGGGACAGGAAAAAATGCTTTCCGGGAAAAAATCGGCCAAAGCCGGAAACAAATCCGAAAAATCGAAAGATCTTTCATCCAAAAAAAGAGGGGTTGAAACTGAGGATCAAAGTCTTCAAAAATAAGTATCGGCTCCCTATTAAAAGGCAAGAGGTTGTAAAAATCATAGAAACCGTTGTCGGAGGAGAGTCTCCCGGCTTGGAAGGAGAAATCTCCGTTATTTTTTTGCCGAATGATTCGATTCGGGAGTTGAATCGTTCCTTTCTTAACCACGATTACCCGACGGACGTGATAGCCTTCAATCTGGAAGAGAACCCCGGGAAAACGGTGGAGGGGGAGGTTTATATCGGATTCGAACGCGCCCGGGAGCAGGCCCGTGAGTTTGGCGTGTCTTATCGCAACGAGCTTCACCGCTTGGTGATTCACGGTGTTTTGCACCTGCTGGGCTGGGAGGATGACAGCCCCGAAAAAAAGCAAAAAATGACTGCAAGAGAAAATGATTATCTTGCAAAACTCTTGAACGAATAAGGAGGAAAACAGGCGACTTGGATGCGTCATATCTGATTTTTGGTGGAGTTTTTGTTCTTTTACTGGTGTTATCGGCCTTTTTTTCAGGCACCGAAACGGCCTTTTTCGCGATCAGTAAAATCGATCTGGCAAAGCTGAAAGACGAGCGCTCGTCTTCGGCCAAAAAGATTGTCCGCCTCCTGAATGATCAGCGGAAATTGCTCATTACTATTCTCACCGGGAATACGCTTGTAAATATCGGCTCGGCCGTTATTGCCACTATTTTGACCGTAAAATTGATTCAACAGTACCATCTCAGTGAAACCTGGAGCATGTTTTTTGAGGTGGTTGTGGTAACATTTCTCATTCTGATTTTTGGAGAGATAACGCCAAAAGTGCTTGCCGTGAAGCGCCCGGTGGCATTTGCGCGAAAGGTTGTTTTTTGGATTGATCTGATTTATTTGGCATTTTATCCGGTTTCAACCTCTCTGGAGCAATTTACCCTCTTTTTTTCCAGACTTTTTCATCTCCAGAAAAGCGAACATTTTTTGTCGGAGGAAGAATTACGGGTTCTGATCGAATTGGGCGAAGAAAAAGGCACCATTCAGGAAGAAGAAAGAGAAATGATTGACTCCATTTTTGAGTTTGGTGAAACGACCGTCCGAGAAATCATGGTGCCGCGTATCGATATGGTTTCTGTAGAGGCAACCACGCCAATTGAGGATCTGGTGGAACTGATTCAAAAGGCGGGGCATTCCCGGATTCCGATTTATGAGGAAAGAATTGATAATATCGTGGGAATCATTCACGCCAAGGATCTGATTCCCTATTTAATAGATTCCAAAAACGTGGCCAATCTCAAAAAACTGGCGCGCCCCGCGTATTTTGTTCCCGAAAGCAAAAAAATTGACGATCTTCTTCGTGAATTTCAGCAGGAAAAAACACACATGGCCATTGTTGTGGACGAATACGGGGGCACCGCCGGGCTGGTTACTCTGGAGGATGTCATTGAGGAAATTGTCGGTGAGATTCAAGATGAGTACGATCAGGAACAGCCGCTTTTTAATAAAATTGCAGAAAATATCTGGCTGGTTGATGCCAAAATCGATATTCCCGAATTTAATGAAATCTTTCCCGAACCCCTTCCTGAAGACGAGGATTACGAATCGCTTGGGGGGTTTATCTTTGATATTACCGGCAATGTTCCGGAAGAAAATGAAGTCATACAATGGGGAAATTACAAATTTCAGATTGAAAAATTGGAAGGGCAGCGCATTGCCAAGGTAAAGGTAATTTATTTGCCGCCCAAGGATTAGAGACGGCCGTTGCTGTTTAAAAACGCCGATCGGTTGCTGAAAATTCCAAAATGCGATCGTGAAAATCTCACTGATTTTTTGGGTGTTGAGGCTGAAAAAATCAGGGCGATGTTGTTTTAGCAGCTCTCTGGCCGGGACATCTGTTCCACGGCGTGTGCTACTATGTGTGCTTTATTTTCAGACTCTGAGTAAGACAAAAATGAACCCCCATTTATTACCTTAAACCACGTACCTCACACGTTCCCTTTTCGGTTTTACCGGATTTTCAGGAAAATTCATTTTCGGTTTCCCCGGTTTTTTGGTGGAAAAATTGACCGTTTTGAAAATGAGACACAGCCTCTTTTTAACCCGTCCCCTGTTTCCTTCTCCCCTGCGAGCAGGGAGGAGGCTCGGCGGAGCCCCCCTTTTTCATGGAACGGTTTTATCCCTTCAAAATTGAGAAGCTAAAAAACTAAACCTGTCTTCATAATTCCAAATTTATATTGGAATTTTCCGAAAAATCTGTTAAATTATAAACCAAAGGAAATTGGAGGAAACATTAATGAAATTAAGCGATTTACTGTCTCCGGAATTAATTAAAATTCCACTGGAAACGACAAAAAAAGAAACCGTAATTGAAGAACTGGTGGACTTGTTGGAGAAAAACAAGAAAATTTCTGACAAGAAAGCGGTTCTGAATGCGGTATTGGAACGGGAAAAAGTAATGAGCACCGGGGTTGGGCAGGGGATTGCTATTCCACACGGGAAAACAGACAGTGCAGAAACGGTTGTGGCTACCATGGGAATTTCCCATAAAAATATCGATTTTCAGGCAATTGACGAAGAGCCGGTTCATATTGTTTTTTTGTTGGTTGCACCGCCCAATGAGACGGGTCTTCACCTAAAAGCCTTGAGTCGAGCCTCGCGTCTCTTAAGCAAGGAAACGTTTCGCGAAAAACTTATGCAAGCAGGGGATGCGGAAGAAGCCATGCAGCTTATCCGGGATGAAGAAAAAAAATATTTTGAAATTTAATACGGATTTCATTGGATGAAGCTATTTGTCATGGTTCTGAACAAAGAAGAATACCTGGACGAAATTCTGGAGGCCTTTCTGGAATTGGATGTCCACGGTGCAACCGTAATCGACAGCGTGGGAATGGGACACCTGCTCTCGTTCGAAATCCCGATTTTCGCAGGACTGAGGAGCGTGCTTCCGGGAAATCGCCCCTACAACAAAACCATTTTCTCGGTTGTGAATGATGAACAGGTCCCTCAAATCGTCGATGCCAT from Calditrichota bacterium includes the following:
- a CDS encoding P-II family nitrogen regulator; translation: MKLFVMVLNKEEYLDEILEAFLELDVHGATVIDSVGMGHLLSFEIPIFAGLRSVLPGNRPYNKTIFSVVNDEQVPQIVDAIEQIMGDLDQPGVGIVFTLPVDFAKGLASELNV
- the ybeY gene encoding rRNA maturation RNase YbeY, which produces MKLRIKVFKNKYRLPIKRQEVVKIIETVVGGESPGLEGEISVIFLPNDSIRELNRSFLNHDYPTDVIAFNLEENPGKTVEGEVYIGFERAREQAREFGVSYRNELHRLVIHGVLHLLGWEDDSPEKKQKMTARENDYLAKLLNE
- a CDS encoding PTS sugar transporter subunit IIA; translation: MKLSDLLSPELIKIPLETTKKETVIEELVDLLEKNKKISDKKAVLNAVLEREKVMSTGVGQGIAIPHGKTDSAETVVATMGISHKNIDFQAIDEEPVHIVFLLVAPPNETGLHLKALSRASRLLSKETFREKLMQAGDAEEAMQLIRDEEKKYFEI
- a CDS encoding HlyC/CorC family transporter: MDASYLIFGGVFVLLLVLSAFFSGTETAFFAISKIDLAKLKDERSSSAKKIVRLLNDQRKLLITILTGNTLVNIGSAVIATILTVKLIQQYHLSETWSMFFEVVVVTFLILIFGEITPKVLAVKRPVAFARKVVFWIDLIYLAFYPVSTSLEQFTLFFSRLFHLQKSEHFLSEEELRVLIELGEEKGTIQEEEREMIDSIFEFGETTVREIMVPRIDMVSVEATTPIEDLVELIQKAGHSRIPIYEERIDNIVGIIHAKDLIPYLIDSKNVANLKKLARPAYFVPESKKIDDLLREFQQEKTHMAIVVDEYGGTAGLVTLEDVIEEIVGEIQDEYDQEQPLFNKIAENIWLVDAKIDIPEFNEIFPEPLPEDEDYESLGGFIFDITGNVPEENEVIQWGNYKFQIEKLEGQRIAKVKVIYLPPKD
- a CDS encoding HDIG domain-containing protein; the encoded protein is MSRYKIQLIILLVFAVLATVFFPSLNFNQYRNLRPGTIADRDIVAPFTFYIYKSDQELKRDREEARRRVLPIFSVNPKIAREQLDRLNRFFDEIHLLSTSGVSDTIRMIEILSFCRRENIVLPDSEAKFFSQLALTPKARAEGKFENEVRQILQDIYAIGIIDRPKEEIRKINTRIYVEDSDQHFEKSLNYIYDLKDARERLLERLRARYGAASDSIHAAYALLSSLIKPNVIYNEKKTKRLIQEAIGGVPLVKGQVLKGETIIQKHQRITQKQIDALRSLEKAKANKNANNPLWQLFTFYLGIFFFILLALFPLVSFIFVYRPKIFKNDKSLIMIFGSMLLVIIIGFFVENSGITRYLVPVAVVPMMITYYFDNRTSLLAGFSLSIIVAGLFGNDYSLLVISIFVSAVAVVSVGVFRNRKRLTNSVFFLGGAYFLSLVFLGLSQQVAFSELAKDWVGGLINGVLSAVLTYGLLLAFDSIFDVCSEYKLIELSDLNHPLLKMLAVRAPGTYNHSIVVSNLAEAAAEEIRANSLLAKVGAFYHDIGKMYMPEYFIENQRFGKNPHENLAPRISSLILQNHVKKGIEFANQYHLPSAIKDFILQHHGTSLMKYFYEKALAQSKGVPVNEADFRYQGVKPQTRETGILMLADTVEALSRSIREVNVGKIKNAIHSVIEEKFEERQLDECPLTVRELRKIGEAFEKILIGVHHARIEYPGQEKMLSGKKSAKAGNKSEKSKDLSSKKRGVETEDQSLQK